One Parachlamydia sp. AcF125 DNA segment encodes these proteins:
- a CDS encoding NAD(P)H-dependent glycerol-3-phosphate dehydrogenase → MKIGYLGMGAWGFCLASILAAKGYELNCWTTKQELADHLNQTREHPSLLGHKAKGKLFFTTNLKAVLDQSELLIESVTSAGLRPVLEKVKAISPLNVPLVMTSKGIEQGSGLILPDVAIQTLGPQIKKQVGFLSGPGFAEEVIRNLPTSVVVSAYDKNLLMTVCQIFTSPTFRVYPNADIQGVAFGGALKNIIAIACGICEGLGLGNSAKAALMTRGLHEIRKLAVAQGCKAETLNGLSGMGDLFLTCSSFMSRNFRFGHLITQGLTPEEAQNKIGMVVEGAYTCVSALELSEKLNVSMPITKVIYEIIYNKMNPQIAVNALMERAIKEEHL, encoded by the coding sequence ATGAAAATCGGATACTTAGGGATGGGGGCTTGGGGATTTTGCCTAGCCTCAATCTTAGCCGCTAAAGGCTATGAATTAAATTGTTGGACCACCAAGCAAGAACTTGCCGATCATTTGAACCAAACCCGCGAACACCCTTCTCTTCTGGGGCATAAAGCTAAAGGAAAGCTTTTTTTCACAACAAACCTTAAAGCGGTTTTAGATCAATCCGAATTGCTTATTGAATCCGTGACATCTGCAGGCCTACGCCCTGTTCTGGAAAAGGTTAAAGCCATTTCTCCTTTAAATGTTCCTTTAGTCATGACTTCCAAGGGAATTGAACAAGGGAGTGGCCTGATTTTGCCAGATGTAGCCATTCAAACACTAGGTCCTCAAATTAAAAAACAAGTTGGTTTCTTAAGTGGGCCAGGATTTGCAGAGGAAGTGATACGCAATCTCCCCACTTCAGTGGTTGTTTCTGCATACGATAAAAATTTATTGATGACTGTGTGTCAAATTTTTACCTCGCCCACTTTTAGGGTCTATCCAAACGCCGATATTCAGGGCGTAGCATTTGGAGGGGCTCTAAAAAACATCATTGCTATCGCCTGTGGAATTTGCGAGGGCCTAGGGTTAGGAAATAGCGCTAAGGCTGCTTTAATGACACGAGGTTTGCACGAGATTCGTAAGCTCGCCGTTGCTCAAGGATGTAAAGCAGAAACCCTAAATGGCTTATCTGGCATGGGAGATTTATTTTTAACATGTAGCTCATTCATGAGTCGCAATTTCAGGTTTGGCCATCTTATCACTCAAGGTCTGACTCCCGAAGAGGCCCAAAATAAAATTGGAATGGTAGTGGAAGGCGCTTATACTTGTGTCTCAGCTTTAGAATTGAGCGAGAAATTGAATGTAAGCATGCCCATTACAAAAGTCATCTATGAAATTATCTACAACAAAATGAACCCCCAAATTGCCGTCAATGCCTTAATGGAACGTGCAATTAAAGAAGAACATTTGTAA
- the hemE gene encoding uroporphyrinogen decarboxylase, whose protein sequence is MYNSLLLDALNCKNQNRPPVWLMRQAGRYMPQYRTMREKYSFLEMCHQPELAAEVTLMPIKTFGMDAAILFSDILVIPEALEVGLRFEETKGPIIERPLNTLNDIHNLPDVHIPEALDYVSQAIKTVLPHLKVPLIGFSGAPFTLASYLIEGRASQNLKKTKQWMLREPSSFHQLLNRLANLTIEYLLLQIEAGVKAIQIFDSWAHVLSYRHFQEFSLHYLKKILEGLASATIPIILFCRGSSVFASSLASLKPAAISLDWNSDLKTVRQTLPSMIALQGNLDPDILYASPHAIRQQVSQMLKGMQRDPGYIFNLGHGIHPDTPMESVYALVECVQNGK, encoded by the coding sequence ATGTACAATTCCCTTCTTCTTGACGCTCTAAACTGTAAAAATCAAAATCGTCCACCCGTTTGGCTTATGCGCCAAGCGGGGCGCTATATGCCACAATATCGAACGATGCGGGAAAAATACTCCTTTTTAGAGATGTGCCATCAACCAGAACTGGCAGCAGAAGTCACCTTAATGCCCATTAAAACGTTTGGCATGGATGCAGCCATTCTTTTTTCCGATATCCTTGTCATTCCAGAAGCCCTTGAAGTAGGACTTCGATTTGAGGAAACTAAAGGCCCTATTATCGAGCGACCTTTGAATACCTTAAACGATATCCACAATCTCCCCGATGTCCATATTCCTGAAGCCCTCGATTATGTCTCTCAAGCAATCAAAACCGTCTTACCTCACTTAAAGGTTCCTTTGATTGGCTTTAGCGGCGCGCCATTTACGCTCGCCAGCTATCTTATAGAAGGAAGGGCAAGTCAAAATTTAAAAAAAACAAAACAGTGGATGCTTCGAGAACCTTCCAGCTTTCACCAACTTTTGAATCGTCTTGCAAACTTAACCATTGAGTATCTCCTCCTACAAATTGAGGCAGGGGTAAAAGCCATTCAAATTTTCGACTCTTGGGCCCATGTTTTAAGCTATCGTCATTTTCAAGAGTTTTCTCTCCATTATCTTAAAAAAATCTTAGAAGGACTTGCCTCAGCAACGATCCCTATCATCCTCTTCTGCCGAGGTTCTTCCGTATTTGCCTCTTCCTTAGCATCTCTAAAACCCGCAGCTATCAGCCTGGATTGGAATAGCGACTTAAAAACAGTACGCCAAACCCTTCCATCTATGATTGCCCTTCAAGGCAACCTTGATCCCGATATCTTATATGCCTCTCCCCACGCAATACGACAACAAGTTTCGCAGATGCTTAAGGGCATGCAACGGGACCCTGGGTATATCTTTAATCTAGGCCATGGCATTCATCCTGATACCCCCATGGAATCGGTGTATGCTTTAGTTGAGTGTGTACAAAATGGTAAATGA
- the tkt gene encoding transketolase, with amino-acid sequence MDKKTLDPALRQTLSKIATTIRGLSMDAVQKANSGHPGLPMGCAEIGAYLWGHALQHNPKNPTWLNRDRFILSAGHGSMLLYSCLHLAGYHVSLEDIKKFRQLRSRTPGHPESIETEGVETTTGPLGQGLGNGVGQALGLKLLEARFNTPEQKIFSPKVFVLMGDGCAMEGVTAEASSLAGHLQLDNLIVIYDSNYVTLDGPIQESCSENTFERYKAYGWDVYEIDGNNLDELHTAIFHVRENQTKPTLIIAHTVIGKGSPHKAGTSHAHGSPLGTEEVEAAKIALGIPQEPFFVPQAVYDFFKARQKHQEQLEGEWKEVFGEWGKANPQLLEELESMAHKNLPENLEEQLKGLEIKSPISGRKASQKVLEKLADLLPFLYGGSADLSVSDLTMIKQFSFITPGNFKGRNIKFGIREFGMATMATGMSQTGMIIPFIGTFLTFSDYMRNAIRLASLMKQQVIYQFTHDSIFLGEDGPTHQPIEHLAALRAMPNLHVIRPADAHEVRMAWIAALTYKGPTALILSRQNLPTLEATNVSYMEGVARGAYILKKEASSPPNFTLVATGSEVSLALDVSKELEKLGKSVRVISMPCWELFEKQNPEYKDSIFGGDLGQRVSIEAGVEQGWHKYIGRSGIAISIESYGASAPASVLATEFGFTVNAILEQIL; translated from the coding sequence ATGGATAAAAAGACTTTAGACCCCGCCCTTAGACAAACCCTCAGCAAGATTGCAACCACAATCCGTGGATTATCCATGGATGCAGTTCAGAAAGCGAACTCCGGCCATCCAGGTCTTCCCATGGGATGCGCAGAAATTGGGGCTTACTTATGGGGTCATGCCCTTCAACATAATCCCAAAAATCCAACATGGTTGAATCGGGACCGTTTTATTCTTTCAGCTGGCCATGGTTCTATGCTCCTTTACTCCTGCTTGCATTTAGCAGGCTATCATGTAAGTCTTGAAGATATCAAAAAATTTAGGCAGCTTCGCTCTAGAACTCCTGGGCATCCCGAATCCATTGAGACGGAAGGTGTGGAGACAACAACTGGCCCTCTTGGCCAAGGGCTAGGAAACGGAGTGGGACAAGCCTTAGGCTTAAAGCTACTAGAGGCGCGCTTTAATACACCTGAACAAAAAATTTTCTCGCCTAAAGTCTTTGTTCTAATGGGCGATGGGTGCGCGATGGAAGGAGTGACTGCAGAAGCCTCTTCATTGGCTGGACATCTGCAGCTCGACAATTTGATTGTTATTTACGATTCTAATTATGTGACCTTGGACGGCCCCATCCAAGAGTCGTGCTCCGAAAATACATTTGAACGTTATAAAGCCTATGGATGGGATGTTTACGAAATCGATGGCAATAATTTAGATGAACTGCATACCGCTATTTTCCATGTAAGAGAAAATCAAACCAAGCCTACCTTAATTATTGCTCATACAGTTATTGGAAAAGGATCTCCCCATAAGGCTGGCACCTCCCACGCTCATGGATCTCCCCTTGGAACAGAAGAAGTGGAAGCCGCTAAGATTGCTTTAGGGATCCCCCAAGAACCATTTTTTGTCCCTCAAGCTGTTTATGATTTTTTTAAGGCAAGGCAAAAGCATCAAGAGCAATTGGAAGGAGAGTGGAAAGAAGTATTTGGAGAATGGGGCAAAGCAAATCCTCAGCTTTTAGAAGAGCTGGAAAGCATGGCCCATAAAAACCTCCCAGAAAATCTAGAAGAACAGCTCAAGGGATTAGAAATCAAAAGTCCTATATCTGGCCGAAAAGCTTCACAAAAGGTTTTGGAAAAGTTGGCCGATCTTCTTCCCTTCTTATACGGAGGTTCTGCAGATTTGTCTGTTTCAGATTTGACTATGATCAAACAATTCTCTTTTATAACTCCCGGAAATTTTAAAGGGCGCAATATCAAGTTTGGTATCCGCGAATTTGGAATGGCCACCATGGCCACGGGGATGTCTCAAACGGGGATGATTATTCCTTTCATTGGCACGTTTTTAACTTTTTCTGATTACATGCGAAATGCTATTCGGCTCGCCTCTTTGATGAAACAACAAGTGATTTACCAGTTTACCCATGATTCTATTTTTCTTGGCGAAGATGGCCCTACGCACCAACCGATTGAACACTTAGCAGCTTTGCGAGCAATGCCTAACTTGCACGTTATTCGCCCTGCAGATGCGCATGAAGTGCGCATGGCTTGGATTGCAGCCCTCACTTATAAAGGCCCCACCGCCCTTATCCTATCCAGGCAAAATCTTCCTACTTTAGAGGCGACGAATGTCTCCTATATGGAAGGGGTAGCAAGAGGTGCCTATATCCTTAAAAAAGAAGCATCTTCTCCTCCAAACTTTACTCTAGTGGCTACTGGTTCAGAAGTTTCACTAGCTTTAGATGTTTCAAAAGAGCTAGAAAAATTAGGCAAATCAGTAAGGGTCATCTCGATGCCTTGCTGGGAGCTTTTTGAAAAACAAAATCCCGAATACAAAGATTCTATTTTCGGGGGGGATCTAGGCCAAAGAGTCAGCATTGAAGCCGGTGTGGAGCAAGGTTGGCATAAATACATTGGAAGGTCTGGCATTGCCATTAGCATAGAGAGCTATGGAGCATCGGCCCCTGCAAGTGTGTTAGCAACTGAGTTTGGCTTTACGGTCAACGCAATTTTAGAACAAATTCTTTAA
- a CDS encoding C4-type zinc ribbon domain-containing protein: MAHALHQILDIQELDMQMIQLMRLKKERQNELANLQAIKADLHKKSSVKEGEIIELKKAIRLAEGEISLIQDKIKKFESQQHSIKKVEEFNALSHEISQAEREKQAKEQRLSDLYDKLAAEEDMMKGLLESLKSTEENSKVLEEEIREGIERINAEGKELKAERDKFVAQADPEIFSIYERLLRNKRDRVVVAIENRCCSGCHIMLTAQDENLVRKGERIVFCEHCSRIHYWPESQALEGTVAAPKQRRRRSVKA; the protein is encoded by the coding sequence ATGGCACATGCTCTTCATCAGATCTTAGATATCCAAGAACTGGATATGCAAATGATCCAACTTATGCGTTTAAAAAAAGAAAGACAAAACGAGTTGGCAAATCTGCAAGCAATAAAAGCAGATCTTCATAAAAAATCTTCGGTTAAAGAAGGCGAAATTATCGAATTAAAAAAAGCAATTCGCTTGGCTGAAGGGGAGATCTCCTTAATTCAAGATAAAATTAAAAAATTTGAGTCTCAGCAGCATTCCATTAAAAAAGTGGAAGAATTTAATGCTTTAAGCCATGAGATTTCCCAAGCTGAAAGAGAAAAACAAGCCAAAGAGCAGCGTCTAAGTGATTTATACGATAAATTGGCCGCTGAAGAAGATATGATGAAAGGCTTGTTAGAAAGTCTCAAGTCGACAGAAGAAAATTCTAAAGTGCTAGAAGAGGAGATTCGCGAAGGAATTGAGCGGATAAATGCAGAAGGAAAAGAGCTAAAAGCTGAAAGGGACAAATTCGTCGCACAAGCGGATCCTGAAATATTTAGCATTTATGAAAGGCTTTTACGCAATAAGCGAGATCGAGTGGTTGTGGCTATTGAAAATCGTTGCTGCAGTGGATGTCATATTATGTTGACTGCCCAAGATGAAAATCTTGTTCGCAAAGGTGAGCGGATTGTTTTTTGCGAACATTGTTCTCGCATTCACTATTGGCCAGAAAGCCAAGCTTTGGAAGGAACGGTAGCGGCTCCAAAACAAAGACGCCGCCGTTCAGTAAAAGCTTAA
- a CDS encoding glycine hydroxymethyltransferase, with protein MQRIKKYLQKHSQNLQPAAIAYLAALDHIEICTPQIAHAIEQELRDQRSHLKLIASENYSSLAVQLAMGNLLTDKYAEGFPHHRFYAGCENVDFIEEMAQEELKQIFGADHAYVQPHSGADANLVAFWSILVQRVQNKEIERLGKKTLDELTAEEYEQIRKLMNQQKLMGMSLSSGGHLTHGYRHNLSSKMMRAVFYEVDPQTEQLDYQKLAQQVQKEKPDILLAGYSAYSRKINFAKMREIADTVGAVFMVDMAHFSGLVAGKVFQGEYNPVPYAHIVTSTTHKTLRGPRGGFVLCKAEFADTVNKGCPLALGGPLPHVIAAKAIAFKEANSPSFRNYAQRIVNNAQTLAEKLKAEGGRIVSGATENHLVILDLSSFGLTGRHAESILRKAGLTVNRNTIPGDQNGPWYTSGIRLGTPATTTLGMGTDEMTEIASIILHVLKNTKPAIVEKTGQSSKANAQIDPKVLEEAQSRVKSLLAKFPLYPEIEI; from the coding sequence ATGCAACGCATAAAAAAATATTTACAAAAGCATTCCCAAAATCTTCAGCCTGCAGCAATCGCCTACCTCGCAGCTTTAGATCACATTGAAATTTGTACTCCCCAAATAGCCCATGCCATTGAGCAGGAACTTCGTGACCAACGCTCGCATTTGAAATTAATTGCATCAGAAAATTACTCCTCCCTTGCTGTTCAATTAGCAATGGGAAACCTTTTAACGGATAAATATGCCGAAGGATTCCCCCACCATCGTTTTTACGCTGGATGTGAAAACGTCGATTTTATCGAAGAAATGGCTCAAGAAGAACTAAAACAAATTTTTGGAGCAGACCACGCTTACGTTCAACCACACTCAGGAGCTGATGCGAATTTAGTCGCCTTTTGGTCTATTCTCGTGCAAAGAGTCCAAAATAAAGAGATCGAGAGATTAGGAAAGAAAACTCTCGATGAGCTAACGGCGGAAGAATATGAGCAAATTCGCAAGCTGATGAATCAACAAAAATTGATGGGAATGTCATTAAGCTCTGGAGGCCATTTAACACACGGGTATAGACACAACCTCTCTTCCAAAATGATGCGTGCCGTGTTTTATGAGGTAGATCCTCAAACAGAACAACTAGATTATCAAAAATTAGCTCAACAAGTCCAAAAAGAAAAACCGGATATTTTGTTAGCGGGTTACTCTGCCTATTCTCGCAAAATTAATTTTGCTAAAATGAGAGAAATTGCCGATACCGTTGGAGCTGTTTTCATGGTCGATATGGCCCATTTTTCAGGACTAGTTGCCGGAAAAGTTTTTCAAGGCGAATATAATCCTGTCCCTTATGCGCACATCGTCACTTCCACCACGCATAAAACTTTAAGAGGGCCAAGAGGAGGATTTGTTTTATGCAAAGCTGAATTTGCGGATACAGTTAATAAAGGATGCCCTTTAGCTTTAGGCGGTCCCCTTCCTCATGTGATCGCGGCTAAAGCCATCGCTTTTAAAGAAGCCAACTCTCCCAGCTTTCGAAATTACGCTCAAAGGATCGTGAATAATGCTCAAACACTTGCTGAAAAGCTAAAAGCTGAAGGGGGTCGCATTGTTTCTGGCGCAACTGAAAACCACTTGGTCATTCTCGATCTTTCTTCATTTGGATTAACAGGCAGGCATGCGGAGTCCATTTTGAGAAAAGCAGGCTTGACTGTTAATCGCAATACCATTCCTGGAGATCAAAATGGCCCTTGGTATACTTCTGGAATACGGCTTGGAACTCCTGCCACAACTACTTTGGGAATGGGAACGGATGAAATGACTGAGATAGCAAGCATCATCTTACATGTTTTAAAAAATACAAAACCCGCTATTGTAGAAAAAACAGGACAGTCGAGTAAAGCAAATGCCCAGATCGATCCGAAAGTTCTCGAAGAAGCGCAAAGCAGAGTTAAGTCTTTATTGGCAAAATTTCCCCTTTATCCGGAAATCGAAATTTAA
- a CDS encoding NAD(P)H-hydrate dehydratase: MKVVSPKQMMQIEADAYRGGSSESDFMEEAGSGVALFVHELVEKHDLNRQVTLLCGKGNNAGDAYVAGIHLLHLDYEVLALQLSPLEECSHLCKQNYHRFLMEGGRIAHADSPTLPSFLQTGVIVDGIFGTGFHGPIKDPIYRAAILQANDSALPIIAIDIPSGLNGETGEVLGEAIQATETVFLGLPKTGFFLQDGWNHVGKLRYVDFGLPGTYIEKSAEELIMLSPDIISPLIPKIKRTRDKYERGQVVGLAGSPGMPGAALLSSLASLRGGAGIVRLLYPAGMHHELVASPYELIKVPYHYDDPQAILHVMNHAAATFIGPGMGRSTETIQLLKNILPHLEKPCVIDAEALTLIAQEDIPLPSCPTVLTPHLQELLRLLKHPETDNRSRELLKICENYAKKNRTTLLLKGGPTFIFSPEALTCVNPTGTPGMATAGSGDVLTGLIAALLAQKLSPHEAACLGVYLHGIAGEHAAEEYSPHAMIASDIITYFPEAYRLKEF; encoded by the coding sequence ATGAAAGTTGTTTCGCCTAAGCAAATGATGCAAATTGAAGCAGATGCCTACCGAGGTGGTTCATCAGAATCCGATTTTATGGAAGAGGCGGGGAGTGGAGTCGCCCTTTTTGTCCATGAGCTGGTCGAAAAACATGATTTAAACCGGCAAGTCACCCTTCTATGCGGTAAAGGGAATAACGCTGGCGACGCTTACGTTGCAGGCATCCATCTCCTACATTTAGATTATGAAGTTTTAGCTCTGCAACTCTCTCCTTTGGAAGAATGCAGCCATCTTTGTAAACAAAACTATCACCGATTTTTAATGGAAGGGGGGAGGATTGCGCATGCTGATAGCCCCACACTCCCCTCTTTTTTGCAAACGGGAGTGATTGTAGATGGAATTTTCGGAACAGGCTTTCATGGCCCCATCAAAGATCCCATTTACCGGGCCGCTATTTTGCAAGCGAATGATTCAGCACTGCCTATCATCGCCATTGATATCCCTTCAGGCTTAAACGGTGAAACAGGGGAAGTACTCGGAGAAGCTATTCAAGCAACTGAAACAGTGTTTTTAGGCCTTCCCAAAACAGGCTTCTTTTTGCAAGACGGTTGGAATCATGTGGGCAAGCTTCGGTATGTAGATTTTGGATTACCAGGCACATACATTGAAAAATCTGCCGAAGAATTGATTATGCTCTCCCCCGATATCATTTCTCCCCTTATACCCAAAATAAAACGCACACGTGATAAATACGAAAGAGGCCAAGTAGTAGGCCTTGCAGGATCTCCAGGCATGCCAGGAGCTGCTTTATTATCTTCGTTAGCCAGCCTTAGAGGTGGGGCTGGAATAGTTCGTCTACTTTATCCGGCAGGAATGCATCATGAGCTTGTCGCTAGTCCCTACGAACTAATCAAAGTTCCTTATCATTACGATGATCCCCAAGCTATTTTACATGTCATGAACCACGCCGCGGCAACCTTTATAGGCCCAGGCATGGGGAGGTCAACTGAAACAATCCAACTTCTTAAAAATATTTTACCCCATCTAGAAAAGCCATGCGTCATAGACGCCGAGGCGCTTACACTCATTGCACAAGAAGACATCCCTCTTCCCTCTTGTCCCACCGTCTTGACCCCTCATCTTCAAGAACTTCTCCGTTTGCTTAAACATCCTGAAACTGACAATCGTAGTCGAGAGTTGTTAAAAATTTGTGAAAACTATGCAAAAAAAAATCGTACCACCCTTCTTCTTAAAGGTGGCCCTACTTTTATTTTTTCTCCCGAAGCTTTAACGTGTGTGAACCCAACCGGCACGCCAGGCATGGCCACAGCAGGTAGCGGGGATGTATTGACAGGGTTAATAGCGGCTCTTCTTGCTCAAAAATTATCTCCTCATGAAGCAGCCTGCCTAGGTGTTTACTTGCATGGGATCGCCGGGGAACACGCTGCCGAAGAATATTCTCCGCATGCCATGATTGCTTCTGACATCATTACTTATTTTCCCGAAGCTTATCGCTTAAAAGAATTTTGA
- the hemG gene encoding protoporphyrinogen oxidase, translating into MVNENSSHIVILGAGISGLTLAWSLKRRFGNRIRMTILEKGNRTGGSIHTHHQDGFLFEYGPRSCRPSGTGLETLKLIEALKLEEEVIAESPLAKKRYLWKNQKLHPFPSSFFSFFTSPLTRTTIWPIVREFLKPKALSCDESISSFFSRRFSSEIAKTLLDPLVSGIYAGDIDQLSIRSCFPLLYQWEQTYGSVGKGLLFSPKKRKNLTDFQEKMQKTSLFSFQKGMETLPKVLSGYLNSELKLNHLVAALEFSQKKIKIHLHNQPMIEADYLFSTLPSYALAKLITHPELAKQLNSIPHTPIAVVNLGWHQPVLSHQGFGFLIPSSEKEQILGIVWDSSVFPSQNAHPSQTRLTVMIGGAHFCPHLFNTLDTSLFNSIAIKALKKYLNILQPPDTSVVKVIPQAIPQYLVGHHQKVETIQNIVSQMRSPFQIIGSSFFGVSLNDCIAQSVQIAESFQPSSLSICSF; encoded by the coding sequence ATGGTAAATGAAAATTCTTCCCATATTGTCATTTTAGGCGCAGGAATTAGTGGATTGACTCTCGCATGGTCTTTAAAACGACGTTTTGGAAACCGCATAAGAATGACTATTCTTGAAAAAGGAAATCGGACCGGAGGATCGATACACACCCATCATCAAGATGGTTTTTTATTTGAATACGGCCCTCGAAGTTGTCGACCCTCTGGAACAGGACTAGAAACCCTCAAACTTATCGAAGCCTTAAAATTAGAAGAGGAAGTGATTGCTGAAAGCCCCCTGGCTAAAAAAAGGTATCTTTGGAAAAATCAAAAATTACACCCCTTTCCCTCAAGCTTTTTTTCTTTCTTCACTTCTCCTCTGACGCGCACAACTATATGGCCAATCGTGCGGGAATTTTTAAAACCAAAAGCTCTTTCTTGTGATGAAAGTATTTCTTCCTTTTTTAGTCGCCGCTTCTCCTCAGAGATAGCTAAAACATTGCTCGATCCTTTAGTTAGCGGCATTTATGCAGGAGATATCGACCAGCTTTCTATCCGTTCATGTTTTCCCCTTTTATACCAATGGGAGCAAACATATGGCTCAGTTGGAAAAGGTTTACTATTCTCTCCAAAGAAAAGGAAGAACCTCACCGATTTTCAAGAGAAAATGCAAAAAACAAGTCTTTTTTCCTTTCAAAAGGGGATGGAAACGCTTCCTAAAGTTCTCTCAGGCTATTTGAATTCAGAGCTTAAATTAAATCACCTAGTTGCTGCGTTAGAATTTAGTCAAAAAAAAATAAAAATCCACCTTCACAACCAACCTATGATAGAAGCGGATTATTTATTTTCTACCCTTCCTTCTTATGCCTTAGCTAAGTTAATCACTCATCCAGAGTTAGCTAAACAGCTAAATTCTATCCCTCACACACCTATTGCTGTGGTTAACCTAGGGTGGCATCAACCTGTTTTAAGTCACCAAGGATTTGGGTTCTTAATTCCTTCTAGTGAAAAAGAACAAATTCTAGGCATAGTCTGGGATTCCTCTGTATTCCCCTCCCAAAATGCTCATCCTAGTCAAACCCGTTTAACTGTCATGATAGGAGGAGCGCATTTTTGCCCTCATCTTTTTAATACCCTCGACACTTCTCTCTTTAACTCTATTGCTATCAAAGCCCTAAAAAAATATTTGAACATTCTTCAACCTCCAGATACTTCTGTCGTTAAAGTTATTCCTCAAGCAATTCCCCAATATTTAGTAGGGCACCATCAAAAAGTAGAGACCATACAAAATATCGTTTCCCAAATGCGCTCCCCTTTTCAAATTATAGGGTCTTCCTTTTTTGGGGTCTCCCTTAATGACTGTATCGCACAGTCGGTGCAAATAGCCGAAAGTTTTCAACCTTCTTCATTATCTATCTGTTCATTTTAA
- a CDS encoding glycosyltransferase, protein MRGLFWCQYLLGIGHLVRGLRLCQSLIQDFEIDFLQGGREVHQVLSSPRFHKIPLSPLSHLLNPAESYEEILKKRHDFLDSFLTLPYQFFVSQSFPMGKHDFTHEVLNIIARVKKINPTCLVVCSCLDYVPTDPKHIEWIYPLLDRYYDKVFIHCDPQILNLHETSVLAQKLGDKLVYTGYVSSGKLIRPSSERVKRILVTVGGGSVGEELLRAAAEVSIFFPDYEFMLVLGPQSSPKLANDLHLFQKIGGSNIRLVPFLPNFTEELQQCALSISLGGSTIIDLCETKTPGIIYPYPSKFSKQRQRAEQFASKGIVQVISPPDLAPHRFRTIIEKTLSSPFPPIEINLNGAENMRRGIQKLLKT, encoded by the coding sequence ATGCGTGGGCTTTTTTGGTGTCAGTATCTTTTGGGAATTGGGCATTTAGTACGGGGGCTACGCCTGTGTCAAAGTCTTATTCAAGACTTTGAGATCGATTTTCTTCAAGGAGGGCGAGAAGTGCATCAAGTACTCTCTTCCCCTCGCTTCCATAAAATTCCTCTGTCTCCCCTTTCCCACCTCTTAAATCCGGCAGAATCCTATGAGGAAATCTTAAAAAAACGGCACGATTTTTTGGATTCTTTCTTAACTCTCCCCTACCAATTTTTCGTGTCCCAATCATTTCCCATGGGAAAGCATGATTTTACTCATGAGGTCTTAAATATCATTGCGCGAGTGAAAAAAATTAATCCCACTTGCCTGGTGGTGTGCTCCTGTTTAGATTATGTGCCAACCGACCCTAAACACATCGAATGGATTTATCCCCTTCTCGATCGGTACTATGACAAGGTTTTCATTCATTGCGATCCCCAAATCCTCAATCTTCACGAGACGTCTGTCCTTGCCCAAAAATTAGGAGATAAGCTGGTTTATACAGGCTATGTTTCCAGTGGAAAGTTGATTCGACCGTCCTCTGAGCGTGTCAAAAGAATCCTCGTCACTGTGGGAGGAGGATCGGTAGGTGAGGAATTACTCCGAGCAGCTGCAGAAGTATCTATTTTTTTCCCCGATTATGAATTTATGCTAGTTTTGGGGCCCCAATCTTCCCCTAAGTTGGCTAACGATTTGCACCTCTTTCAAAAGATAGGAGGAAGCAATATCCGCCTTGTGCCTTTTCTACCCAATTTTACCGAAGAATTGCAACAGTGCGCTCTTTCGATTAGCTTAGGAGGAAGCACGATTATTGACTTATGCGAAACTAAAACCCCAGGAATTATTTATCCTTATCCTTCTAAGTTCAGCAAACAACGTCAAAGAGCCGAACAGTTTGCCTCAAAAGGTATCGTACAGGTCATTTCTCCCCCTGATTTAGCCCCCCATCGTTTCCGTACCATCATTGAAAAAACCTTGAGTTCTCCTTTTCCACCCATAGAGATCAACTTAAATGGGGCTGAGAATATGCGAAGGGGTATCCAAAAACTTTTAAAAACATAG
- a CDS encoding CBM20 domain-containing protein: MVVPKKQPIPSQKKADAKPSSPSTQIAPQKIHPPAAKQPVKSRVVIRYDVGFNNHLYIRGNGADLSWDKGIKLKNIKADEWIWETEIPFHACEFKVLINDQIYEEGDNHPLQYKGCVEFTPKFS, translated from the coding sequence ATGGTGGTCCCTAAAAAGCAGCCAATACCTTCTCAAAAGAAAGCAGATGCAAAGCCATCTTCTCCCTCAACACAAATAGCTCCTCAAAAAATCCACCCTCCTGCTGCTAAACAACCTGTAAAATCCCGCGTCGTTATTCGGTATGATGTAGGATTTAACAACCATCTTTATATTCGCGGGAATGGCGCCGATTTATCCTGGGATAAAGGGATTAAATTGAAAAATATAAAGGCCGATGAATGGATTTGGGAAACCGAAATTCCTTTTCATGCATGCGAATTTAAAGTTTTGATTAACGATCAAATCTACGAAGAGGGAGACAATCACCCCCTGCAGTATAAAGGTTGTGTGGAGTTTACCCCGAAGTTTTCTTAA